One genomic segment of Brevibacillus laterosporus LMG 15441 includes these proteins:
- a CDS encoding NAD(P)/FAD-dependent oxidoreductase, with product MKKERFDCIVIGGGPAGLMAAYSAAKHGASVCLLEKGEKLGRKLIISGGGRCNVTNAKELEELIKQIPGNGRFMHSAFAQFNNQDIIFFFEGIGVSLKEEDRGRMFPTTDKAITVANALVNQLKQEGVHIRLHAEVERVLYEQDACTGVELKNGEILKTKAVIIAAGGCSVPKTGSTGDGYKWAKAAGHTITDLYPTEVPLRASDEIIKQKTLQGLSLREVELTLTDPKGKRVTTQEGDMIFTHFGLSGPAVLRLGHYVSVTQRKFGAVPLQLTIDLFPGRSIDIISQETWKLCEEQPKKAIKNALKGYVPERLIPVLLQKTELEEETTFSHLNKQKWQNFGRLLKSFPLTIVGTLSLEEAFITGGGIHTKEVDPKTMQSKKAAGLFFAGEVLDVHAHTGGYNITIAFSSGYVAGLHASQYSLSS from the coding sequence ATGAAGAAAGAAAGATTTGATTGCATTGTTATCGGTGGCGGTCCCGCGGGGCTTATGGCCGCCTATTCAGCTGCCAAGCACGGAGCCAGTGTCTGTCTGCTTGAAAAAGGTGAAAAACTAGGACGCAAACTGATCATTTCAGGTGGCGGACGCTGTAATGTCACGAATGCTAAGGAGTTAGAAGAACTGATTAAACAAATTCCGGGAAATGGTCGTTTTATGCACAGTGCCTTTGCCCAATTTAACAATCAGGATATTATCTTCTTTTTTGAAGGAATAGGGGTTTCCTTGAAAGAGGAAGATCGTGGTCGAATGTTTCCAACGACAGATAAGGCTATTACTGTAGCCAACGCTCTTGTTAATCAGTTAAAACAGGAGGGAGTTCACATCCGTCTGCATGCAGAGGTAGAGCGTGTCCTGTATGAACAAGATGCCTGCACAGGGGTTGAATTAAAGAACGGAGAGATTCTGAAGACAAAGGCCGTTATTATAGCAGCAGGCGGATGCTCTGTTCCTAAAACAGGCTCCACCGGTGATGGCTATAAGTGGGCAAAAGCAGCAGGCCATACCATTACTGATCTATATCCAACAGAGGTACCATTACGAGCAAGTGATGAGATCATTAAACAAAAAACGTTACAGGGTCTCTCTTTACGCGAGGTCGAACTAACCCTTACTGATCCAAAAGGAAAGAGGGTAACTACACAAGAAGGAGATATGATCTTTACTCATTTCGGTTTATCAGGTCCGGCTGTCCTACGTTTAGGGCATTATGTATCCGTTACTCAGCGTAAATTCGGCGCCGTTCCTCTCCAACTGACAATTGATTTATTTCCTGGGCGTTCAATCGACATCATTTCCCAGGAAACTTGGAAGCTTTGTGAGGAACAACCGAAAAAGGCGATCAAAAACGCTTTAAAGGGCTATGTGCCGGAAAGGCTTATCCCTGTTCTTTTGCAGAAAACAGAGCTAGAAGAAGAAACCACCTTCAGTCATCTTAACAAACAAAAATGGCAAAATTTCGGTCGTCTTCTGAAATCATTTCCGTTAACAATCGTTGGAACCCTGTCGCTGGAAGAAGCCTTCATTACAGGCGGTGGCATACATACTAAGGAAGTAGACCCGAAAACAATGCAGTCTAAAAAAGCTGCTGGTCTATTCTTCGCTGGAGAAGTTCTTGATGTCCATGCACATACAGGTGGATATAACATAACCATCGCCTTTTCTTCTGGTTATGTAGCAGGCCTACATGCGTCTCAATACTCCTTATCAAGCTAG
- a CDS encoding M42 family metallopeptidase encodes MADQFQLDLWRKLTEAPGAPGFEGPVRSIMKEYISSYTEEVTYDNMGSIFGVKRGDEQGPRIMVAGHMDEVGFMVTQISDKGFISFQPLGGWWSQVLLAQRVQIITENGPIIGVISSIPPHVLSEDMRNRPMDMKKMYIDIGCDTKEEVLKAGVKPGHPIVPICPFTQMADPKKFMAKAWDNRYGCALSLELLKELHENPQHPNVIYAGATVQEEVGLRGAKTAAHMIDPDMFIALDASPAGDIPGVTDGMGKLGDGLLLRILDRTMIMQPGLRDLLIDTCEELGIKYQYFISQGGTDAGAVHMHGKGVPSVVIGIPSRYIHSHASIMHEDDYQNAKKLLFALVKKLDWATLEATRRR; translated from the coding sequence ATGGCCGATCAATTTCAGTTGGATTTATGGAGAAAATTAACAGAAGCGCCTGGTGCTCCGGGATTTGAAGGACCTGTCCGCTCCATTATGAAAGAATATATCTCCTCTTATACAGAAGAAGTCACCTATGATAATATGGGAAGTATTTTTGGAGTGAAGCGCGGGGATGAACAAGGACCTCGTATTATGGTTGCAGGCCATATGGACGAAGTAGGGTTTATGGTAACCCAAATATCCGATAAAGGTTTTATTTCCTTTCAGCCATTAGGTGGTTGGTGGAGTCAGGTATTATTGGCCCAACGAGTTCAAATTATTACAGAAAATGGCCCGATTATCGGGGTAATTAGTTCCATTCCACCACATGTATTAAGTGAAGATATGCGCAATCGCCCAATGGATATGAAGAAAATGTATATTGATATCGGTTGTGATACGAAAGAGGAAGTTCTTAAGGCAGGGGTTAAACCAGGACATCCAATCGTGCCGATTTGCCCCTTTACCCAAATGGCTGACCCGAAAAAATTCATGGCAAAAGCTTGGGATAACCGTTATGGATGCGCCCTTTCATTAGAGTTACTAAAAGAATTACACGAAAATCCACAGCATCCTAACGTTATCTATGCAGGTGCTACCGTACAGGAAGAAGTCGGTTTACGTGGTGCAAAGACAGCGGCTCACATGATTGACCCTGACATGTTTATTGCATTAGATGCTAGCCCGGCTGGCGACATTCCTGGTGTGACAGATGGCATGGGTAAATTGGGGGATGGCTTACTATTACGTATTTTGGATCGTACAATGATTATGCAGCCAGGCTTACGTGATTTGTTAATTGATACATGCGAAGAACTAGGGATCAAATACCAATACTTTATTAGTCAAGGTGGGACTGATGCAGGGGCTGTCCATATGCATGGTAAAGGTGTTCCTTCAGTAGTTATTGGTATTCCGTCTCGTTACATTCATAGCCATGCATCCATCATGCATGAAGATGATTATCAAAATGCGAAAAAGCTATTGTTTGCTCTGGTTAAAAAGTTGGATTGGGCTACGCTTGAGGCTACTCGTCGCCGATAA
- a CDS encoding MFS transporter, whose translation MATARHLLGNRTFLFLLIAALFMHIAIFLVTPIFPIFLEKARHLHASQIGFILAIASLMYQIGSLVGGFLSDRVSRKLVMVSGAAIQAGAMFGFSVSQTFLLFMVFSAVNGSGMGLVAPAIKAKIADVVGQEDRTTAFSWRGIAANIGIIIGGLTITLLALSTNRIVFIYAAGVYILLTFFLLFALPKARQEKTKKDSLSWSQYKGLLGHRSFLFFCLVSLLVWGLYAQFPLVVPLRGQHIMGTGAKVGLIWTINSTFVVLFQGVIARYILEKISPYWAMVSGTLFLGAGLFAMGFTHQFWTFSAAAVVFIIGEMLAVPVFDSLVGHFAKPPLLGAYYGIGNVVTGISGALGNALGGYMIESLGGVGSMRPWYMYGIITLISVAILTAFAIYANARHKNKESSSSLHPKKERAR comes from the coding sequence TTGGCCACCGCACGCCACTTACTTGGTAACCGCACATTTCTCTTTCTGTTGATTGCAGCTCTTTTTATGCATATTGCAATCTTTCTGGTGACCCCTATTTTTCCTATCTTCTTGGAAAAAGCACGCCATTTGCATGCAAGTCAAATTGGTTTTATTCTTGCTATCGCTAGCTTAATGTACCAAATCGGAAGTCTTGTTGGTGGATTTTTATCTGATCGTGTGTCACGCAAGCTTGTCATGGTAAGTGGAGCAGCCATTCAAGCAGGTGCTATGTTTGGTTTTAGTGTAAGCCAAACCTTTCTGCTTTTTATGGTATTTTCGGCCGTTAATGGCAGTGGTATGGGGTTAGTAGCCCCTGCCATAAAAGCAAAGATAGCTGATGTAGTAGGACAAGAAGATCGAACAACTGCATTTTCCTGGCGTGGAATCGCGGCCAACATTGGTATTATTATTGGGGGTCTTACGATTACGTTACTTGCATTAAGTACGAATCGAATTGTCTTCATTTATGCAGCAGGTGTTTATATTCTGTTGACCTTTTTTCTTCTATTTGCTTTACCTAAAGCCCGTCAGGAGAAAACGAAAAAGGATTCCTTATCATGGAGTCAGTATAAAGGTTTATTGGGTCATCGTAGCTTTTTGTTTTTCTGTCTGGTATCTTTGCTGGTTTGGGGGTTATATGCTCAATTTCCGCTTGTTGTTCCATTACGCGGACAACATATTATGGGGACAGGTGCCAAGGTAGGCTTGATATGGACGATTAATTCAACCTTTGTGGTTCTATTTCAAGGTGTTATTGCCCGTTATATCTTAGAAAAAATTAGTCCTTATTGGGCAATGGTCAGTGGTACCTTGTTCCTTGGTGCTGGCCTATTCGCGATGGGCTTTACTCATCAGTTTTGGACGTTTAGTGCAGCAGCCGTTGTGTTTATTATTGGTGAAATGCTGGCTGTACCTGTATTCGACAGTTTAGTTGGTCATTTTGCTAAGCCTCCTTTATTGGGAGCTTATTATGGGATCGGCAATGTAGTCACAGGGATTAGCGGTGCTTTAGGTAATGCGCTTGGTGGCTATATGATTGAGTCGCTTGGCGGCGTAGGCAGTATGCGACCATGGTATATGTACGGCATCATTACATTAATTTCCGTTGCCATTCTGACCGCTTTTGCTATCTATGCTAACGCCCGTCATAAAAATAAAGAATCTTCCTCTTCTCTACACCCTAAAAAGGAGCGTGCGCGATGA